AGCACCTCGGCAATCAGCTTCTCATCTACCTCAGCAACAACGTCCATGTCGCCGGCTTTCCACTCCCGTTCGCGAGTAGCTTTTTCGCCTATCAGCTGCTTCTCCCGATCGCGAAGGTTGGCGGCCTTCTCGAAGTCTTGGGCATCGATCGCTGATTCCTTCTCCTTGCGAACCTCCGCGATCCGATCGTCAAACTCCCGAAGGTCCGGCGGGGCGGTCATCCGGCGAATTCGCAGTCGCGAACCAGCTTCGTCAATGAGATCAATCGCCTTGTCCGGCAGCTGACGATCACTGATATAGCGGTCCGACAGCCGAGCGGCGGCCTTGAGCGCTTCATCGGTGATGGTCACCTTGTGGTGGCTCTCGTAGCGATCACGCAGCCCCTTGAGGATGGCGAAGGTCAAGTCGACGTCTGGTGCGGGCACCTGAATCGGGGCAAATCTGCGCTCTAGGGCCGCATCTTTCTCGACGTACTTGCGGTATTCGTCCAGTGTGGTCGCTCCGATGGTTTGCAGTTCCCCACGCGCGAGCATTGGCTTAAGAATGCTCGCGGCGTCGATAGCGCCCTCCGCGGCACCGGCACCTACCAGCGTGTGCATCTCGTCAATGAACAAGATGATGTCGCCTCGGGTCTTGATCTCCTTCAAAACTTTCTTGAGCCGCTCCTCGAAATCACCGCGGTAACGACTCCCGGCGACGAGTGCACCCAAATCGAGCGTGTATAGGTGCTTGTCGCGCAGCGTATCCGGGACTTCGCCGTCAATGATTTGCTGAGCCAGTGACTCCACCACAGCGGTCTTGCCGACTCCCGGCTCCCCGATCAGCACCGGATTGTTCTTGGTGCGACGGGATAGCACCTGCATGACCCGCTCAATTTCCTTTTCGCGGCCGATCACCGGGTCTAGCTCGCCTTCCCGCGCTGCCTGGGTCAAGTTTCGGCCGAACTGGTCAAGCACCAGCGAACCCGAAGGCGTTCCCTCCTGCGGGCCGCCGGAAGTAGCGGGTTCCTTACCTTGGTATCCGGACAGCAACTGGATCACTTGCTGACGCACTCGACCGAGGTCGGCGCCAAGTTTGACCAACACCTGGGCAGCGACGCCCTCCCCCTCACGAATCAGCCCCAGCAGTATGTGCTCCGTACCGATGTAGTTGTGCCCCAACTGCAGCGCTTCTCGCAACGACAGCTCGAGCACCTTCTTGGCTCTGGGGGTGAACGGTATGTGCCCACTAGGAGCCTGCTGCCCTTGGCCGATAATCTCCTCGACCTGGGACCGCACTGCCTCGAGCGAGATTCCCAGACTCTCCAGCGCTTTGGCTGCCACACCTTCGCCCTCATGGATCAGCCCGAGCAGAATGTGCTCGGTACCGATGTAGTTGTGGTTCAACATGCGAGCTTCTTCTTGCGCTAGCACCACAACTCGCCGCGCTCGGTCTGTAAACCGTTCGAACATCGTGCACTCTCCCGTCCACAGCTTTCGCCGACTCTTGGATGCTAACGCTGGTAGCTACTGCCGCGTTCCGCTCAGACCCGGAATTGACTACGCCCAGCGAGAACATCGACCGCCAACCGCACATCCACTCGCAGTCCCGTTGGCCCGATTGGAGGATTTTTCACACCACCACCGCTGGGCGCGGGGGTCTCGCCGAGCGTCGTTGTTCTCAACCGGCAACCATTCGTATGAGTCGGGAGGCACGTTGCCAAAGCAGCTACCAAGAAGCGCTGTCGCAAGCCAGGCCGCCTCCGACGTCGCGGCCAGTGAACTGGTCCGATCCGTGGTGCAGAAACTGTTGATCATGACTGCGATCGCGTCAGTGGTCTTTGCCATCTGGACCACTAGTTCTGGGCCGCACTCCGTGGATACGACGTTGGGACCTCCGCTGGTGGCACCACCAGCGGAAATTCAGCTGGCCGAGATCCCGGCCAATGAGTCAACGGGCGACGGTGCAGCGAGCCAAACCAAGAAAAGCAAGCAGAGGTAAGCCAGCCTCAGCACCGGTGCTTCGCTGACGCAGTACTAGTTACTGGGCACCTTTTCTGCCGCTGGATCCGACCAACCACCCAGTTGCTCGCTAGCAATCTTTTCGGCGATCGACTGCCGCTTCCTGCCCTCGATGTCGATGGTTACGTCCGCAATGCGCTCGTACCAGGGCAGCCGACGCTCCATGATCTCCCGGACGGAAACTTGATCGCTCAGGATCGGTCGTGCGCCCCGATTAGCCTTGGCCGCAAGCCGATCGAGATCACCAGCCAGAAACACGACTCTTCCCAACTGCGACAACAGTTCTGCTTTACGTTCGCTGAAGATCTCGCTGCCGGAGTCATCAAGTTCCACCATGATTCCGCCACCACAGTCGACGATCGCTGACTCCATCGCCAGTAGTTTTTGCAGCACCTGATATTCCACGTCTCGAAAGGCTGACCAGCCCTCCTGCTGGACAAAGTCCGGAATCGACTGCCCAGTCTCGTAGCGGACCAGATCATCGGTGGACAGTGCCGGGCGCTTGCTGATCAGCGCCAACCGGCGGGAGACGTTCGACTTGCCGGCGCCTCGCATGCCTACGATGACAAGATTCATCGACGATCCTCCACTGGCAGTTTCGTCGGCTAACTTCCCTCGATTGAGGAAGCGACCGATCCCGCTAGTGTGGCAGCCATGCTCTACCGCAACCTCATGCGGTCGCTCGGCCAGCAACGGTGGTTTGCCGCGGTGGCTGCTCGACTAGCGCCGTGGGACGCGCGGGTATTACGCCGCACGCACGGTCGATTCGGGTTGCTGGGAAACTACGGTCTACCGCAGTGCCTACTGACGACGACCGGCCGCAAGTCGGGGCAACCCCGAGCTGTAACGCTGCTTTATGGCCGACGAGGGGACGACTTCGTGCTGGTTGGATCCAACTTCGGGCAAAGCCATCACCCCGCTTGGGCGCTGAACTTGGTTGATCAACCTTCGGCGGTACTCACCATCGCGGGGCGCGAACTTCCGGTCACTGCTCGACTCGTGACCGACCCCACCGAGCGGGAAGAGATTTGGCAAGTCATGTACGAATTATGGCCAGCCTATTTGGCCTACCGCGGCAGAGCAGGCCGCGAGATCAAGCTCTTCCTGCTTACCCCGGCCGCGGACCAGCGCGATGTCCACCCGCACGAAGGGCCTCCTCGGTGAGGGTGCCCACGACGGTGAGATTGCGATAGCGCTCGGCGAAGTCCAATCCGTAGCCCACGACAAACTCGTTGGGAATATCGAAGCCCAGATATTCCGGATCGATATCCACTTCCAGCGCCTCTCGCTTTCGCAGCAACGCACAGACTTCCAGCGAGGCTGGTTTGCGCGCCGACAACGTACGTAGCAGCCATGACAGCGTCAACCCGGAATCGATGATGTCTTCGACGACTACGACCCGCCGACCAGCGATGTCGAGGTCGAGGTCTTTAAGGATTCGCACCACCCCAGAGGACTTGGTGCCATAGCCGTAGGTGGACACCACCATGAAGTCCAGTTCTACCGGGGCCGGCATCGCCCGCGACAAGTCGGCCATAAACATGAAGGCGCCCTTAAGTACGCCAACAAAAACCACATCACCCTCGGGATGCGCCGCATGAATTTCCGCTGCGAGTTCGCCTACTCGGCGATCGAGCGTTTCTTGATCGATGAGGACCTCTGCTAGATCCTCACCCGCATCACCCGGGTTCATTCGCTACCCCCATCCGGGTTGTAACCATCAGCAACGAGGGTGCCACATGAACGCCCTATGTTGACACTTCCAGGTAAATGCAGGGGACCCTGACCGTGCCAATGGGTGACTAATTCCGCAACGGAGCGGACATGATCCAGGGTCAGATCTTGCGCTGGACATCCCACCGCCAGCAACCATCGCCGCAGCACTCGCCACCTAATCGCCTCGGGGAGCTCCACTAGGTCTTCCACATTCATCCCAGCCGCAGCCACCCGAGCAAACTCGCTAGTTGCCCAGTCATCGAGGGCATCCGCATCAGCGCGAGCCAGGAGTGCCGTCCGTCGCAGTCCGGCACCGATCCCGGGACCAAGTTGCTCAGTCAGCATTGGCAGCACAGTGTTACGAACGCGCACTCGAGTGAACTGGAGGTCCTCGTTATGGGGATCCCGCCAGGGTTCGACATCGCATTCCGCCAACGCCAGTTCAATGATTTCCCGCTCGATATCCAAGAACGGGCGCCGGTAATGTCCCCTGCGAGCTGGCATGCCCGCCAGGCTGCGCACCCCCGACCCCCGTAGTAGCCCCAGTAGAACCGTCTCTGCCTGATCATCGGCAGTATGGCCCAGCAGCATTGCCGAGGAAGCAGACTCCGCCGCGATCGCGTCCAAGGCTGCATAGCGAGCGGTTCGCGCAGCTGCCTCGGGGCCGGCCCCGATATCCACAATCTGTACCACTTCGATCCGAGCCGGCACACCGATCTGCTGGCACTGCCCGGCTGCAGTCTGAGCTACCTGTGCTGAGTTGGACTGCAGTTGATGGTCGATGATCACCGCTTCCGCGTTGAGCCCAGCATCGGCCGCTGCTATCACGAGTGCCAGCGAATCTGGACCACCGGAGCAGGCAATCTGGATCAGCTGTTGCGACGTCACGTCGGCCAGCTCGCGTTGCAGCTGTCTGGCCAGTTGGAATCGATGAGGGGGCAGCTTCACTGTCCGGTCCGAGCCAACCAGCGAGCGGGGTCGGCTATCTCATCTGCGCTGGGCAACATCTGTGGTGACTCCCACACCCGGTTGAAGCCCGACATCCCGATGTCGGCGACCACCTCTGCAACAAACCGCCGACCATCGGAGTACTGCTTTAGCTTCGCATCCATTCCCAGCAGCCGCCGGATGAGACCCTCTCTTGCGGATGGACTCTGCCGACGATGATCAAATCTGGTGCGGATCTGCGGCAGGCTCGGAATGATTTCCGGACCCGCAGCGTCCATCACGAAATCAGCATGTCCCTCCAGTAGCGACATCAAGGCCGTGAGCCGCAGAAAAATCTCTCGCTGGGCGGGGGTCTGGATCGCATCGATAATGGTGGCGCCTGGGGCGCCACGCAACACCTTGATGACGGCAACTACCGCTGCGCCCAGCCGTTTCAGTGCATCAGTTCCTGCGGTATCCATCTCCAGCAGTAGCGACTCGACCTCGGTGCGAAAGTGAGCCTCCAGCCAGGGAACCGCGCCGAACTGAACCCGGTGAGTCTCCTCGTGCAACGCCACCCACATACGAAAGTCTCGAGGTGGTACATCCAGTTGGCGCTCGGTAGCGACGATGTTCGGTGCCACCAACAGCAGGCGGTTGCTACTGCCCGGCGCCACAACCGCCTCGTATTGGCCTAAGACCTTGGTCGCTACCCAGGACAGGGCCAACCCGAATTCAAGAGCAGAGACGCGGCCAGCGGCACTGGGCAACCAGGACGGGGCATCAGATTTATCGAGCCGATCTTCCAGCGGCAGCAGCAGTTCGCGCATACCCGTCACATTGGATCTGATCCACTCCGGACGGTCCACTATTGCGGCTCGATGCTCACCGACATCTGCCACCATGCCGGTTGTCTTGCGGACCGGTTGCACCGCTGCAGCCGCAAGTTCGGTGAGTTCAGCTACAGCTTGATTAGCTTCTGGCGCCGTCGTAGTTGGACCAGCGGGAACCATTCGCACCGCGATATCGGCAGCGGCATCCCAATCAACTACAGCCATGCCCCGAGCCTACGCGGCCTATGAACTTCCGCAGTGCCCCACTAGCGGTCGCTGCCCGGACAGCCACAATTTGCCAACTTGGCAACCAACTGATCGATTTTGGTTGAGGCGTCAAAGGAAGACTTTGCGTCGTTGGCGATGACCGCATACACCAGCACCCGGCCACTCTTAGATTGCACGAAACCACCGAGACTGGACACGTAGTTCAATGTTCCGGTCTTTCCACGGACCCAGCCGCCACCATCACTGGTCAGTTGATCGTCGAACCGATAGCGCAAGGTACCAGTAGCTCCGCCGACTGCTAGTCCACTCGCTAGCGACCACAGCCCATCTTGAGAGTTCACGGCTCGGCGCAGGATCTGCGTCAACAACTGCGCCGACATCCGGTTTTCGCGAGATAGTCCGCTGCCGTCGGCAAACTGCATGCCATCTGCACTGACGCCGATCTCGGCGAGAGCCGCACGAACCGCTTGGGCTCCCCCTGTAAAGGAACCGCCGTAGCCAGCCGCTACTCCGGCGAGCCGAAACAGCATCTCGGCGGTGTCGTTGTCAGAGGTGGTCAGCGTCTGATACACCATCTCGTGGATCGGTACCGACGCGACAGTAGCCACCTCGGTCGCTTCTGCAGGTGACTTGCCGGCGCTCACCTCCCCGACCGACACTCCCGCTTTCTTGAGCATCTGAGCGAAGCGCAATCCGGCCTCTTCGGCCGGATCGGCAACCTTGGCCCCCCAGCGACCACCAAGGCTGCCATCATCAACGATGAGCGCAGATACCGGCGACACGATGCCACTCGTTCGGAAGTACTGCGGCCAGTCCGGACCCCAATCCGGTCCGGTAAACAGCGAGTTGTCGTATTTGATGTCGAACTCACCCGCACCGGTCGCCGCAACCGCCGCGGCCGCATCACGCACCAGCGCTTTCATGGATGTCAGCGCCGGGTATTGCGGTTCAGTCGCACTGTTGGGTGGCTTGCGGGAAGCGAGCAGCGGATCACCCGCACCGATCAAGTAGAGAGTCTGACCCACCTGGGTCACTCGGGTGGTGATCCGCTCGTTGGCGCCGTAAGCAGAAAGCACTCCCACCGCTGTAGGAATTTTTTCATTCGATGCCGGAACCAGTGGTGCGGCGCCATTTTGGTCGAACAGCACCTCGCCGGTGCTCGCATCCATCACGAACAAACCCGATTTCTTCCCTAGCTGCTTTGCTTTCGCTTGGGAGGAAATCTGCTGGGCTACTTGGGCTGGATCCTGTTCGATACCGGCGTCGGCTGGCACCGGGGGAAGTACCGTGAGTGTGGCCCCTTCCGCCCCAGCACGCGGCGGAACCGAGCCGACGAGTAAAAGCACGACAACACAGGATCCGATGATCCGCGGCAAAAAACTGCGAAACAGTCGCCGCAGCAGGAAGTCTCCGGATCCGGGCGCCGGTGACCCAGCGAACTTTGGACCGCCAAATTTCCCATTCAGGTAGCGACCGATCATGCCTTGCCACCAAGATGTTGAGCGACGCCCGAGCGACAGGAGCAAAAAGTGTCAGACAACACACCGCTGGTTTTCGCGGTCACGGTTGAGATACCCGGCGGCAGCAAAAACAAGTACGAAATCGACCACGTCACAGGGCGCCTGAAGCTTGACCGCCTTTTGTTCACTTCGACAAGGTACCCCCACGACTACGGTTTCGTAGACGACACCCTGGGCCTCGACGGCGATCCCCTCGACTGTCTGGTGCTGCTGCAGGAACCGACCTTTCCCGGCTGCATGATCGAATGCCGAGTACTTGGCATGTATCAGATGACCGATGAAGCCGGCTCCGACGACAAGTTGTTGTGCGTTCCAGCCGGGGATCCCCGCATGGAGCATCTGCGTGACATCCACCATGTGCCCGAGTTCGATCGTCGAGAGATTGAGCATTTCTTCCTTATCTACAAGGACTTGGAGCCGGGCAAGTCCGTCGAAGGCGCAACCTGGGCAGGCCGTACTGAGGCGGAGAAAGAAATCCTTGAGTCCTACGAGCGGGAGAAGGAGCGTCTCGCCGAGGAAGCTGACGAGTAGTTTCCCGTTCGTCGGCGCATCCGCTGACGAACGGCCGGTCAGACAATGACTGGGGTTGCCAACGACACCGGCCCTGATACTCCGAAGCCCGCCCTTCGCTGGGAAATAGTCCTCGTCCTATGGCTCTCCCTAGGCGCGGCAGCGGTCCGTGCGATGCTCAACCTGTGGAATCGGTTGACTTCGGGGCAGCCGCTTAACGATCAGACCGCGAGCATTATCGCTCCAGTCACTCCGGACCGACCCTGGCTCGATGCCGCCTATCAACTGTCTTTCCTGCTGCTACCGCTTGGGGCAGTAGCGCTCGTCGGCTATCTGCTCTACCGATCCGGAGAGTCGCTGACCACTATCGGCTTTGACCTGCGTCGGCCCGCCAGTGATCTGGGTCGAGGCGCTGCGCTGGCGGGCCTGGTCGGTGGCACTGGATTGGTGCTCTATCTGGCGGCCTATTCGGCCGGTTTGAGTGTCCAGATCGCAGCCGCCGCAATTACCGGCTGGTGGGACTGGCTCTTTCTCGTGCTGCGAGCAGCAGAAAACGCAGTTTTGGAAGAGGTGGTCATTCTAGGTTTTCTGCTGCACCGGCTGGACCAGATCGGGATGCGGCCGCTACCCGCCGTACTGCTCAGTTCATTGCTACGCGGCGCCTACCACCTCTACCAAGGCTTTGGTGGTTTCGTCGGGAACTTCGCCATGGGGCTACTTTTCGGCTGGCTATTTCGCCGTTGGGGGCGCGTGGGCCCGATGGTGGTGGCGCACTTCTTGATCGACGTCGCCGCCTTTGTCGGCTACGCGCTACTGTCCGATCGAATCAGTTGGTTGCCCTAGACCGAACTCGCTACGTCTAAGCAGAGTTACTAGCCAACCACTGCTGATTGAACTGGTACTCCAAACCGAACTGCTTCATCGATTCCTCGGCAATGACCTTTTCAACTTTTCCACCAACCAACGGAACTCCGACCTTGATTTCCATTTCCACAGTCCAATCGGATTCACCATCACCTACTGGCTTGATGACCTGCTTTCCGGTCATCTTGGCCGGTGAGGCATCGATGGTCATAGTGGCCGACCAACCATCACCATCTGCAGTCCAACTCTCGGTTTGGCTCATGGCGTTGGTCTCTTTGAACTTCTTCACGAAGTCGGGGAGATTCGCTTCCACTTCACGGTCTATCCGCAGCACATAGCTACCATCCGCCGCGGTCTGCTCCACAACATCGAACTGGATGTCACCAAGCGCGGTGTACTTCTCCGTCAAATAGTCCGTGTTCTGCAGCATGGCCATGATCTGTGCCGGAGTGTGCTGGTAGCGGTCGGTGTTTGAGATCTTCTTGGTCACGGGGCCTCCTCATTGCGGCCCCCGGATAGGGCCGCTGCTGGGAGTATTGCGCTATCGGATAGGCATTTCCTGTCCAGAGCCAGATTGCCGAACAAGACCAGCGCGGGCCCAGCAACGCGGCGCGACTGCGTTGGCTAGCCGGTTGCGAATCGGCCTCGATCTAGCGCAACTATTCCCTCGACTGCGATCCCGGGTTACGTTGTATTACCCACCTCACTATGCGTGGCACATTTCTCTGACGAACGGGGGCCAATGTCTTCCCCGCTCGCTCGGATCTGCTTTCGTTCCGCCACCGTAGTCACCTTCGCTGCCTTAGTGTCGCTAAACGTGACTACACCGGTAATGGCCCAACCCGTTACCGCCGAAGACCCCTATCTCGCACCCAGCGGCAATCCCGATATTGATGTAGAGCACTATGACGTCTCGCTGCACTATCAACGATCCACCGGCGGGATCAAGCGTGCTAGCGCGACACTGCGAATCCTCGCCGAGAGCGACCTGAGTTCCTTCAGTCTGGATGCGCGTCGGGGGCTGAACATTCGTCAAGTGAAGGTTGCCGGGAAATCTGCCGAGTTTCGGCATACCGGCCGCAAAATCTACGTCAACAAGTTCACACCGGTTGCCGCAGGTCAATCCTTCACCACCACCATCCGCTACGCGGGAAAGCCCCGCCCGATCAAGGATGAGTCCGGCCGTGGCGTGTACGGCTGGTTACGCACCCCCGGCGGTTCGGTCACCTTTACTGAACCCACCGGGACCTCCGCCTGGATTCCCTGCAACGACGTCTTCTTCGACAAGGCAACCTGGCGAACCCGGATCACCACCCCTGCCGGTCTGCTGGGGGTGTCCACGGGCCGGCTGCAGGGCATCCGCAGCAAGGCTGGCAAGACAACCAGCCGCTGGCATATGAGCACTCCGATTCAGCCCTATATCCAAACTGTCGCGGTCGATCGCTTCCGGTATAGCGATCAATCTGTCGCTGGGCTGCCGGCCTTTACTGCCGTTGCAAAAGGCTCCGGCAGTTCGGTGGCAGAGATGCGTCGCAAGACCGCAGCCGCGATTCGCTGGCTGCGGCCCAAACTTGGGCCCTACCCCTTCGAAAGCACCGGCGCGATTGTTGTTTCTGGTCTCGAGTCCGCCATGGAAACGGCCGGGAGACCTACCTACAGCCCCGGCACCTACTTCACCTCCCGCGCCACTGTGCTGCACGAACAAGCGCACATGTGGTTTGGCAACCTGCTTACGGCACGGCAAGCCCGCGACATGTGGCTACACGAGGGGTTCGCTACCTACCTAGAAAACGTCGAGGTGGCAGAGCGGCGAGGTCGCCTACTCGCCAATATTGTGCATGAACAATACGTTCAGGACGGCTGGTACCGAGGCTTCCATGGTCAGTTCCAGCGAGTTCCCCTGGCCGATCCCACCCCTCGCTACCTGTTGAACTCCACGCCGTACTTCCGGGGACAAGCTGCAGTCCACACGTTGCGCCATAAACTCGGCGACGAAATGTTCTGGCGAGTGTTGCGTGAGTTGGTCGATCTTCCGCCAGGCACCTCCACCAGCACCGCAGCAGTCATCAAGCAGGCTGAAGAAATCAGCAGTCAGGATCTGTCGGACTGGGCCAAGACCTGGGTGTATTCCACCGGTTACCAGCAGCTACCTGAGCGCCCCCGCCATCAACAAGTACTGCGGGAACTCGGGCCAAGTCTGTTGGATGCTGCGGCTGAGTTCGTCTGGCGTGACTCCGACCAACCTGCTGCGAAATATCTGGCCAAAGCCCGCCGCAGTTTTTCTCCGACCAACCAACTGCAATTGGACTCGATTCGCCAAGAGGGAACTGGTCGCAAGGCCACGTACTACGTCGACTTCCAGACACAGCCCGGGCCGCTCTATCCAGATTCCTACGCCAGTTGTTTTGTTTTCAGCCCGAGAAATCTCGATATCGTGCTTGGCTCCTACTTGGGAGTTCAGATCTCAGGGCAACCACGGGTAAATCATTTCAGCCTCGGCAACTGCTCAGTCGACTAGCAGTCACGATCGAACGTGCACTGAACGCTGCAACTGGTCAGCAGCATACGGACCGACTGCCTCACCGTCCTCGGCGTAATGAAAAAGCGCCACCGAGAAAACTGCTCGCAGGGTGCTAATGAGCACCTGGCTAGCTGTGATCACGATCAGGCCCAGCGCAGTGACGGGTATTCCCAAGCCAACTTGCTCGTTGAACAGCAGCAGTACCCCGCCGACAGTTGCGGCGATACCGGGGAGCAATCCCAAAAAAACGACGAAGAAACCTAGCCGTACCCCGCCAGCGATCTGCATACCCCAGGTGATCCGAATCATGGCGTAGGACTCCCGCAGCGCCCTGATCGTGCCGTTACCTCGCAGCACAATCGACGGCAGCACGAAGAAGGAAACAACCGACCAAGCTACTTGCGCCACACCCGCCAACCCGATCCTTACCGCCTGCTGGATCGACGATCCCCCTTGACCGCCGTTTCGTAAAGCCGCCAACAACCAACCCACGAGGGCCTGGATCGCGGCCCAACCCAGCAGTGCTGGCAGATGCCGCAGGGCAGCGCTGATACCAGCCCCGAACGAGGAGTCTTCGCCACGTAGTTCTTTGTCCGCCGCCGAGACTAGTCCCGCCATACAAATCTGGGTGACGAGCGTTCCCAAGTACCCAGCAGCAATCAGTACGAGCAGCCCAATAAAAAGTGCCGGGCTTTCGTCGACCTGACCCGACTCGAGGTAGTCCTCAGCAGTCGTGGTGAGCCCAAGTAACCCTAAGCCAACGCCGGCTACGGCGACTACGAGCACCGCTGCTACGACCCCTGCCACTACCGGAAACAGCAACATGTACAGGTTGCCTTTGACAATGCCCCAGGTGAGTCCAGTCAGTGTCCGGCTCTCACTCCACGCTCCCATGCGCACCTCCCGCTGAGGCGACCCTAGAGCGGGGACACCGGCTGTTGCCACCTATCGGCGATTTCTTTCCTCGTTCGTTCATGGCGATCTACTACTCCGGTGAAACGGGCACCGTCATGCCCATTTCACCGAGTTCCACCAGCATCTCTCGATAGGCGTCATCGATCTGCCGTTGCTGTCTCGATGTCAGGTCACTGCGCCAACGGCCCACGTGCCCTTTCGTGTGGTTGACCTTGCGTCGATAAAATCGCCGCATTTTCTTGTTGCTGTGCACACCCAGAAATTGCCGCAGTGACCGGTAGATGGGTCTGCCCTCCGGGCTGGCCAACTCCTCCAGCCTGACGTCAAGCACCTGCTCGGACGGAATTCGCTGAATGGCTTGGTGATTGGCGATCATGAGTTCCCGCCATTGTTGCAGTGCAGCCATCAGGTCATCGGTGCCCCATCCCCGACTGACGATGGAAGCGGCAACGTCGCGACCGTCCCGGATCATGTTCACCAATCGCAGG
The genomic region above belongs to Actinomycetes bacterium and contains:
- a CDS encoding DUF2505 domain-containing protein — its product is MTKKISNTDRYQHTPAQIMAMLQNTDYLTEKYTALGDIQFDVVEQTAADGSYVLRIDREVEANLPDFVKKFKETNAMSQTESWTADGDGWSATMTIDASPAKMTGKQVIKPVGDGESDWTVEMEIKVGVPLVGGKVEKVIAEESMKQFGLEYQFNQQWLASNSA
- a CDS encoding CPBP family intramembrane metalloprotease codes for the protein MTGVANDTGPDTPKPALRWEIVLVLWLSLGAAAVRAMLNLWNRLTSGQPLNDQTASIIAPVTPDRPWLDAAYQLSFLLLPLGAVALVGYLLYRSGESLTTIGFDLRRPASDLGRGAALAGLVGGTGLVLYLAAYSAGLSVQIAAAAITGWWDWLFLVLRAAENAVLEEVVILGFLLHRLDQIGMRPLPAVLLSSLLRGAYHLYQGFGGFVGNFAMGLLFGWLFRRWGRVGPMVVAHFLIDVAAFVGYALLSDRISWLP
- a CDS encoding M1 family metallopeptidase, encoding MSSPLARICFRSATVVTFAALVSLNVTTPVMAQPVTAEDPYLAPSGNPDIDVEHYDVSLHYQRSTGGIKRASATLRILAESDLSSFSLDARRGLNIRQVKVAGKSAEFRHTGRKIYVNKFTPVAAGQSFTTTIRYAGKPRPIKDESGRGVYGWLRTPGGSVTFTEPTGTSAWIPCNDVFFDKATWRTRITTPAGLLGVSTGRLQGIRSKAGKTTSRWHMSTPIQPYIQTVAVDRFRYSDQSVAGLPAFTAVAKGSGSSVAEMRRKTAAAIRWLRPKLGPYPFESTGAIVVSGLESAMETAGRPTYSPGTYFTSRATVLHEQAHMWFGNLLTARQARDMWLHEGFATYLENVEVAERRGRLLANIVHEQYVQDGWYRGFHGQFQRVPLADPTPRYLLNSTPYFRGQAAVHTLRHKLGDEMFWRVLRELVDLPPGTSTSTAAVIKQAEEISSQDLSDWAKTWVYSTGYQQLPERPRHQQVLRELGPSLLDAAAEFVWRDSDQPAAKYLAKARRSFSPTNQLQLDSIRQEGTGRKATYYVDFQTQPGPLYPDSYASCFVFSPRNLDIVLGSYLGVQISGQPRVNHFSLGNCSVD